gtattttatattatgatccaaaaaagatcgggaagaattggcaaaaatggttaccgttatgtgcttaccctatattTTTCCTTCTGATcctaactttgtgcattatattagaaattattttaatcctacttataaaggttttcctcgcacaaccgtaaagagcgatatttataaatataaacatgaatatgaataatatttgtgctatttatttactcatataaattatcgttgctattacaactgatattggtagaagtggtaacgactgtgattaccttactgttaccaatCATTGGATTGATAAGGATtagataatgcaaaagcgcattattgcttatagaataattaattcatgtcacaCATGGCAATTTATTGCTAGCATgtgatatttgtagatatttttgcattagtgataaaataatgtcagtttcaatgtataatgctactagtaacgcAAATGttatagccttgcttaccactacactaagtcctgcatttagtaacatttttcatgttagatgtatttgtcatatttaccatttaattgtggatgatggtatgagaattttaaatattaaaattaaaaaggttaaaatggcttttaactggcttttttattcaaaccgtagaagtagaattagagaatattttaaaaaatacgatgaatttggcctaagagaaagaaaggttcctaaaccttgtccaactagatggaattacatgtatgaaagtttagttgttgcatatgaatatagaaaccccataaactcaacgtttaatgctcatgtaagtgatgatgatgagcaccttacaaatacggattggactaatgttaaatgcttgtagattttttagaaaaatttcatatttctacaaatgaattttctgggcaatattatcctactatttctaactgttaaATTTATATTGCataacttgcaaatttgtttgttcatttttcagagggtggagagatttataaacttgctattgattctatgagaaaaaagtttaaaaaatattttttccatatttttcctatttatggtgttgctgctttgttaaatccttgtatgacattaggaggtcctcaattttggtatgaaactgtttataaagGTTTaacacttgaagatgaggagttgtctaaacttccggaagtaatagcctcaattagaacaaatgctcaaactatttataatgcttatcaagttgcattagatcatgctaaaCCAAATGTTATAACTCGTTCTTtttctgattctcaatcatctaaaagaactgcgggagtaagagcacttagtgcttgggcaggttTTAGGGATTCTCAAAGTTCTAGTAGTAGTGTTTTTTCACAACTAAataagcttgaagtttatttgtcacagggaattaaggaagtgaatcccgacgactcctttaatcttttggaatggtggaaggacaaagaaaaatactttccgattctttcaaggatggcccgagatattttaactattcaagcttcaacagtggcaccagagagcgctttcagtcaagcaagacttcaactcggtgattatagagcgtctatgagggagaggttggaaaaatcagtacttttcagagattggatccgttcggaaagaagaaattttggacttgctgaatcacaaccagaggtagacgaaccTGCTGAACTTGCAGAGGATACTGCTTCGtccggaagcggtgatgaccaagcttcttttccgccaccaccaatgaaaattcctccggaccttgatggATTTATGAAGTTTGAAAGAGATACCAtataacttgtatgaacaaaaattagtatgtattatataacttatattttggcacatcttgattagtttctttttcttctcaatggtggtattagcaccttgttgtgctcattccataggggggaggaagactaagaaagatattgtcatatttttttaatgctataataaaattataatgcattattttgaatatctctttacaatatttttgtctttaaatttgaattaaaaatttaggtcacacttctataataaaatttacaaggaTTGCCTCAGATATTTTTATTAACATCTATTTTTCTCTAATTTCtataaagaaaattttaaaaagtatCTATTGGGCCCACTTTGCCCGCGGTTcaggaccgtttagcccgggaccattagTTCGTGGGCCCGGTCCCGGACCTGTTCTTACAAAAAGATCGTcaggaccgggaccgtttggcccgtttaAATTGGGACCGGCCTgggaccgtttggaccggcccacttagcccACTTAGGctcgggaccggcccacttgccacccttacgGGAGGTCTATAACCCGGTAATTAAAAGTCGCGGGTTGAAAGAGTCCAATCCGGATTTGGACTGAGGGATTTTGGCCCTAACATATAAATACTCTCCAAACGAGTTGAGAAAGGGTTGGACATTATTGGAGAGGCAAGAAGGCTACGAGAACACTTGGAAGAAATGAATTACAAGAGTTTTCTCTTCCATTATTTCTTAATCTGTATTTAAATACTTTCAATTATTATCCTGATTATTAGTATGGTTACGAGTAGCTAAACTCTTttatctagggtttgatggaaccttttgaaggatgattttctctTGCGTTTAATATGATTTTGCCATTGGATTTTCTCTtcttgttcaactacgtgattATCGTAGTTAATTGAAGGACCCTTAAttgattgtgcctatttagtgtgtattgcttggaaaagggtacatatttaaatagttgttgaacaatatcactcctaacgtatgtgagaaatcaatacgaaggttttaaaggtgagattaggaataacgaaatcttggtgcgatcttagtgagcggtgaattagtgtcAGCTAGTgtagttcggaagaatatgtctagtaaattatggtaattGCCCgaaagagaattacgacactggaagtactcacgatcagtagagaatacttaggcgaaattatagaagacgtagCAGGAAGGATTCTGACAACtgggaaaatcataactttggacctccttaatcttgtttCTAACCCTTAGTATCCCTAGTTATTAAtctactaatttaatttgttagttaattagatacaagaatcttaatatttataacttatgaattattcaaacttgtcttcttagtgatagtaAACAgctgtagctaaaccttagttctttgtgggatttaagaattatatttgcagcgaccactTATATTTTTTAGAACTAGAGTTGGACGTGATAAAATtatggcgccgttgccggggaactaacagtGTAGCTGTAGGAGTACATGTTGCTaagtttcaagtttgaactttattttgttttgttttcttttattttttattttattttattttacttgttgatttgagaaacatgacatcttggaattatgggagTAATTCTACTATTGATCCTTATATATATTGTGAAGAAAATCACCtttggcaaaattatcaaaatattttcgagagCGAGTTTtgtacaccaactcaatcttatgtgtggaatatatatgatatttgtggtggtcaagatggtcacttttatgATTGTGCTTGTATTTATTATCCTCCCAcaaccccttattatgatggTTCTACATTTTcatgtgaagttaataggaacaaagaacccggGGAAGCTGACTTGAAGGAGATCAAAGATAAGTTGAAGTGCCTTGTGGAATAATATGATAAGAAATCACTGCAGAtacaaaggcaagaggcaactattcacaacttggaggctCTAGCGAATAAactaattgaaccttgtaaaGCACAACAAGCTTacattgtggatagtagccaagaagagcatgaattgGCTGCAGAAATTGCCATTATAATGGAGGAGTTGAGAGTAGAATATgaccaaaccaaccaactagaattTGATGATGTCGATGTTGAAGAAGTGGTATTGAAGTCAACTGAGGACTTTACAGATACAATTTTAATTGATTCTAGTTTGTGGCAAGAAGAGGAGGTCGATAACAAGTTGAATTTTCagtttgagcgcattggtcctcactcTAATCATTTTTTGACATTGTGTTCGGAAGGATGTATGAAAATTGATCTGTATGAGCCAATGCAAGAGTCAAAGGAAGAGGTAGATGAGCcctatattctgaaattttcaaGGCCGTCTAGGCAAGGTGACACTCCTCGATTGAAAGCCAAAAGGTGCATAAAGAATCACTTAATTATTGGCTTGCAACAATTTGTATCGCCTCCaagagcatgatcatagagcagaatcaaaacttggggtccaattcataagttcgaagtggaggcagaaagtgattcacgtcgtgctgcgacattaaattaggcgcttgttgggaggcaacccaactttactgttttttttattatttgtttactattttttaaattatgttatttttgtAGTGTATTTTTTTGTTATGTTGTAGGAGCATGGAACAAAAAGCTAGTGGAAGGAAGCAAAAACAAACTAGATGGTTGGAattaagtgtgaggtacccgcacaaaggaccagGCCTGAAAGAAGTCTAAGTATCCCATGAGTTGCCGATGCTTCAGTCTTTGGCCTATCAGGGCGTTTCTTTCACCCTCATGTTATTTTTAGTGTGCACTAGGGACaatgcataattttaagtgtgggtgaggagattgtctgggtgactttctatgctactgtagttgtgttagtttaagtGAAGAATCTTTTTTTTAGATAAATAgaaaaagattggactttttccgacgatggatatcctagacaattttcttgagggtcTAAAGTCTAActaaaaacacacacaaaaaaaataaaaaaatagaaaaatccaaaaatatgtctttttaatcttttaggtagtaataatccctcgtagtttttctttgtgccttggttctttttcatgggatgtagttgaatcgggtagtagtttttttttatctttagatAGAGTAGGATTTAGGAAATAAAGGGATAGGAAGAATGAGATTTGCTAGTCGCCTTTGATtagtttgatagtagcatatttaagCTCTGGCATGTGTAGTACATTCCCTATGGTTTGAAAATGCTTATGATGCCTTGTTGAGTTAGATAGTATGTCTATTGGCGCCTATGTCTCGTTTTCTTGGCTCATGTTTACTTTGTGCTTGATGCTTAATATtttgtggctccgtgaatacttgcaattATTTAAGAATCGAAATGGAACCGTCCTTAGTGAATTATGTACCATGTGTGGTGAGATCTTCTTGTGTAGTCCATATCATTGTAACTAAGTCTAGAACTTGGACGGCAtgtgagttgaagcaaaatcCTAGGCgtgcttggtttgaaaaatgattttaggctttctttgatatttttgaacttaATGTCtaccacaaataaaatctatccctaaaCCCTTTTGTgtctatagacttttatttgacACCCACATTACGAGCCTATACCTTTTTGTTCTTATTTGACATTATTTTGATCCCTTTTGTTCTTATTCAATATTATtatgatccttttacctcttaaagcactttaattgtgaaatgagcgctagaagaagtacgaactaagtgtggggtggctttcgagtggaatcaataaaagaaaaaagggtgcacttattttgtaaaataatatacCACTAGCgaaaactgaaaaggaaaaaataatagtagataaaaaaagagagaagaaaagaaagcaaaatatagatgaatataaattattgtcttgttcttgctagtggagTATAAAGTatagtagtgcttaaagaaagaaggaatatttTTGGGGTGATCTtctttgtgaaattgaagtggattgaagaatttgcgcttgaagtttattatgtgatgtgttaaagtgcttggGATGATGAACCACTAATCCAAAATATATCTTACCCTTctcttagcccacattacaaccatgaaaaagtcttAATTGATTTTAGATTGAGCAAACCTACATTAGTGGAggtttacataatgggcaagcatatggttttttatgcatgcatgtgacttctttgcgAGAGTGAGGAATTTCattgatatatgtgagtccttaaaatatatttgagcatttgattcgaatgtgtggattcaacttactcttttgttcttgttgtgagggaacATGATTTCGCAAGGGATATGTGACGTTATTAGATGTCTCTATGATATTAAGTGTTCAAGCCATTAATGCATTGTGATATAGAGTCGGTTtgtgaggctaggattgttataaGCATGTTGTCTTGTTGTTgaataaatttttgaagtatgACATAGAGTAAAGGGAAGTATGTGTTAAAGCATATGCTAAAGCTTAATTATTGCTATCAACCATAGTCATAGGTATGGTGTACTTCGGAtgtgctaaaagaaaataaagtgctCTAGGTTAATCTGAATTggtggttgactcgaggacgagcaacgtttaagtgtggggtggtgatgttcgGCCAAAATGCTATACTTTTAGTACATTACTCACCCTATATTTTATTGGTTTAGTGATTAATTATGCGACATTTGATCTAAattgtgttgttttatgtgtaggagtaTCAGGAGAAAGAGTCGAATGAAAGTTGcacaaaaaaaagacaaaaatgcaagaaaagagcatAAAATCATCAAGTACCCAAACCGTGCTACAGTCCAAGTAAATCCTGCTCTATAGCCAGCTTGACCACGCTACAGGCCAGGCGTAGCCAGGCTGACCGTGCTATAAGCCTGGcctcgcgaggtctatagccaggtaaTTAAAAGTCGCGGGGTTAAAAGACTCCAACCCGGATTTGGACTGAGGAATTTCGGCCCTAACATATAAATACTCCCCAAACGAGTTGAGAAAGGGTTGGGCATTATTGGAGAGGCAAGAAGGCTACGAGAACACTTGAAAGCAacgaatcacaagagttttcTCTTCCGTTCTTTCTTAATATGTATTTTAATGCTTTTAATTATTATCATGATTATTAGTatggttatgagtagctaaactctttTATCTAGggtttgatagaaccttttgaaggatgattttctctTGTGTTTAATATGATTTTGCCATTGGATTTTCTCTTCTTGTTCAACTATGTGATTATCTTAGTTAATTGAAGAGccctcaattgactgtgcctatttagtatgtattgcttgaaaaagggtacatatttagataattgttgaacaacatcactcctaacgtatatgagaaattaatacggagggtttaaaggtgggattaggaataacgaaatcttggtgcgatcttagtgagcggtgaattagtgccaactagcgtagttcggaagaatatgtctagcaaattgtggtagttgctcgaaAGAGAATTATGACACCCGAAGTagtcacgatcggtagagaatacttaggcgaaattatagaagacgtagCGGGAAGAATTCCGACAATtgaaaaaatcataactctagacctacttaatcttgtctccaacccttagtatccaTAGTTGTTGAtctactaatttaatttgttagttaattagatacaagaaccttaatatttataacttaggaattgttcgaacTTGTTTTCTTAGTGATAGTAAACAGtcgtagctaaaccttagttctctgtgggattcaactccaaacttttagaccggattatatttgtagcaaccgcttatcctttttagaaCTAGAGTTGGACGTGATCAACTACAAAAATAATTCTTCCCTTCGATTAAAAGAATTTTTAGTTGGGGGAAGTGCATAAATGGCCGTTTTTAGGAcccttatttaaaaaataatcgaaatttatAAGTTTTTTATATTAGTCATCTCAAAATTAACTTTAGATCGTTGAGTGTGAAGTTGAAATTGCAGGTCTGAAGTTAGGCTCCACTAAAGTCTAACTTCATACTCGAAGTTGTGTAATTGACTTAAGATttgaacgaagaagaagaagggccGAAATTAGTTaaactttaaataattattaataactaaatatattttaaataaggaTGCTCAAAGCGGCTACCTGATCTCATTTCTATTCTACGGCATGTCTTAAAGACAAAATATCTGGTATTTGAATAAATATAAATCCTTAGGAGTGgattcaaaatcataaaatagatTATGTGAGGaatttaaaaagaataaaaaggagaaaaaaaaaaggaagaagaaggaagtaaACCGGTGACCTATGTGTACTATCCATAATCTTTTGGGGGGCCAATTGCCTCATTAATCAAAAGTACTCAAAACCCCTCCTTTCACCCAAATACCCGATACCCTTAAAACCCCACTACTTTTGTCACTAATTTGATCCGCAAAACCTCAAAATCATACAATTCATTCAAACCCAAAAATGGGACTTAATTTTCTAACAAGCTTAGCTAAACGCACCATAATTCAACATTCAAAACGCTGCTTCACTTCCAAGAATTCAGTTTCCAGAATATGGACTGATTCTCATTCTTGTACTAACAATTTCAAAACAACTACAATTCCTACAACCCcttcttctttctcatctttGTTTATTCTTCGAAAATCCTATTCATCTGCCTCTTCAAAAACCCAACTGGGATTTTTGAGATGGTATTTAGGAGCTTTAGAGTCTCGTCCAATTATTACAAAAAGCGTATCCTCTGCTATTATTTATGCTGCTGCTGACCTAACTTCCCAggtatttttcacttttctttgtCTAATTTTTGACTTAAGTAATGCATAGTATACATAAAACGTTTTCCAGAGAGAATATTTTTACAGCGGAAACTAATCCCCTCAGAAGCAAAAAACACTAAGTGATCTTTTCCCTTAAGCCTCGGTGGGAAGAGTTACACGGTACCGGTGGGAGGTAGCATGTACCTGGGCACACAGGGTGGCCCGAACACCACCGTCATACAAAAATTATTCAGTGGAAAATGTTTTAGATTATGAAGCTATATTCTGGACCATATTTGTTTGATTGGATATCTAAGCAGGTAATACATGATAATGGTACAAATTGGAAGTTATGATATCAAGATAGTCTATTTGGTGATATTTTGTGTTGTATGTTGAGGATAATGTCTAAGCAATGATTGAAGCAAGTGAGATAGAGTAAGAGAGAGGTATATATGTAAAGAAGGACTTGCATTTTCCTGTCTTTTGAGAGAGAGTATTTTAAACAATTCAAAGTGACCAAACTAGATAATCATTTCATCTCGTGCGGGGAGCCACATGCAAGTTGAATCACCTTCATCGGAAAGTTATATTGCGTAAATAGGGTAAAAATAAATCTTTTTCTACTTAAATGGAATTTTGAATCCCCTTAACATAAGAGAAATGCATGTTCAATTCCAGGTGTGGCATTTTTTATTTGAACTCCTGGCTCTGCCAGTGTTTTCATCATGGAAAGCAGTTTCCCAGAAAACATTTTTTTACCATACCAAACACACTATATAGTGtgatttttaatttaattaggtaAAAGAACTGGcaagtttgaatttttgatgCAATGAAATTGGTTAAACATGACTCATGAGTTATATGGTTTGCATTTTGCCAGATGATTACGATGTCACCTTCAGATTCTTTAGATATAATCAGGACTCTGCGTATGGCTGGCTTTGGACTATTAATTTTAGGAACAGCTCAACATcattggtttaactttatggGGAGGGTATTGCCAAATCGGGATATCGTTAGTACGTTGAAGAAACTGTTGATGGGACAGCTTGCTTTTGGGCCTGTGATTAACTCTGTTTTCTTCTCTTTCAATGCTGCCCTACAAGGTACACACTAAGTTCTTTTCTGTTAAATTCACTTTCTGCCTAACTCTTGCTTTCTGGTAGTGAAGTAGGTAATTTGTTTCTCGATTATGCATTTTTTCATACTAATAGGCATATAATTATACATCTTGAGTATGAATATGCACCTCAAATTGGGAAAGTGGATGACTGCCAAAGCAATTGTAGTAGAAATGTCATACGAGTATGCGACAATATCTGGGGTCATCAATGAGGAATTGGATAAGAGAATGTTGGTTGAAAAAGCTAAAAGAGGGGAATTTAATGTACTGATAGTCAGGAAAACATGTGGGGAATTGTTCAGAATAGCAGTTCAGAGTCCAGAAAGCAGCATTAGGACGATTAGACCATTGATAAATACTACACCTCTATGTGGGTGCTTCAAACTTGCCTTTTCCGGAAGTATGGTGACTATCTCTGTGTTTCTAAATGGAGCTTATTCTAGTACATTTACTCCATATTTTGTGGATGATATAGTTTAAAAAATTATCATAATACAAATAACCCCTTTAAAATAAAAGGTAAAAGTACCAATTTAATTCTTACTAAAAATTGTATACGGGCAGTCACATTGTTTAGTGGCTAGTTCGTTAAAGTTGTGGATGTGCATTAGGTCAAAGGACCAAAGCAAACACTTAGATTAATTGAAGGTTAAATGTCCTTATTTTTGACATCACAAGAACAAACTCGGAATTTGAGGGATCAAAAGTGCAATTATACCTATTGTAACTCTTTCTAATTATTGAAAGAAAAGCCGTAATATTCTTCATCTAAACATAGTAAAGGCAATCTTCTGCCATCTTAACTGAAATCTTGAGATCGCTAAAAAGGAAACCGGGTGAGGGTGGAGGTGAAGGGGGTGGGGTCTTGTAGAAGATTGAGGGGGCTTAGAGACAATTGTCATGGGTAAACACAGGCAGGAAGTTGAAGCATGACTGCAAGAGAGTTCTGTGGCCAGAAAGAAGTTGCTAATGATTGGGGCTAGGGGAGTGGGTTCGTGAGAGGTTGAGGAGGAAAATGTTCATTCTGTATCTTGTGGTTCTCAATCTTGATTCATGGAGGGTTGGTTGAAGTGTGAACAGCCAATTAAGTAAATTGTAAATGGACAAAAGCTATATCCGAATCACTCTAAAAGTCATTCATTGGAGAATAATTTTGAAGAgggaaaagattaaaaaaaaattcctcaGAAAACCTTTTTATAAGAGCAATGGTTTTTTTAAACGAGTGATTTTTCTTGGGTGAAAATGTTTTACAAAATACTTTTTTTCCTGCTAAACTTTTTACAGGTCTAAATCGATTCAACAATTGAATTATTGGAGTAATGGTTTATTAGTTTAGGATTTACTCTTTTAACCATAGGAATCCTTTCATGAGTGGTATTTGCTAATGTAGCAAGAGATCATATTGGAATTGGGACACAAAAGAGACTTGGGCATTTATTACTTGGATCGTATTTGCAATTTATTTACATACTCGAACAAAGGGGTCAATGTGTTAGGAATTGGGTTACATAGTTATGGTTCTTTTCCATCACCATTTAAAATTCAAGACTAGTTATTACAAATACAGCGTAGGGGCAATTTTAAGTCAAACGAAAACGTATAGGCTCTGATAACCCAGTAGGTTAACAGAGGGTATCTATAAGACCAATCAGATATGATGGGGGTAAATTTGGCCTTTTTCCCAATTAAAAATGGAAGGACCTTTGACTGGAGTATATCTATTTCTTGCCATTGAGTTACTAATACTAAAGGGTTGGCTGGACATTCAGCTCTTATCCATTCAATATAAGTAGACTCTGATTATCAATCATCAGATTTGATCTCTTGAGAAACTTAAGAAGATACATTGATCTGGGCCTAAAACTTGATTGGCACAATAGGGATGTTATATTCTAGTTGTGATTTCTTTTTTGCTATTCTTGGTGCGTCTTTCCACCTGAactaaggaaacatatttttgCCCGCTGATGCATGTAGCATTGTTGCAACAATCTTCTTAACTGCATGCATATTATTCTATCAAGATGTTTAAGTTGTGGGACTAGTTGAATGGTATCATCTAAATTTACCACGTACACGGCTGAGCTTCTGAATATTACACTAATGGATCTGTTTGTTCTTAAGGTATCATCTCTTTTGAATCTCTGCCAATACATATTTGTAAATATGATTAAAGAGGATAAGATGGTTAGCTTCTGCTTTCTACCATCAAACAGAGCTTTGGCATCATTCTTAGCTGTTGGCAGTGCTATAGATGTGAAGCTAAGGATCCATCACTAACGAAACTTTATGAGAGTTTCATGACTATTAAAAAAGGGCAgcccagtgcactaagctcccgctatgagCTGGGTCTtgagaagggccggaccacaagggttctattgtacgcagccttaccctgtatttctgcaagaggctgattccacggctcgaacccggaGAGTTTCATGACTATACTATCAATTATATAGGAAGCTATTTTTTTTTGCCTCATAGAGTTAGAAGTTCTCTGTAGGAAATCTGCATATGTGATATAGGATTATTTGTCCGCTTCACCAAGTCTGATTATTGCATATGCCTTTTCGCTTACTGTCTCATTGGCTCAACATGATTTACTCgatttttatttgatgatgtacAACTTTGACTATTCTCATTTGTCACATTCAGGTGAGAATGGGGAGGAAATCGCTGCAAGGTTGAAGCGTGACCTGCTCCCAACAATGATGAATGGCCTAATGTACTGGCCGTTTTGTGATTTCTTGACATATAAAGTAATCCCTGTCCATTTGCAGGTACTATATTGTACTCGTTTTTTCTAGTGACAGCTAGTGCATTATCTTTAATGAGATGATCCACAGTTTCTGGGGTCTGACTACCTGTCCTTATGGGTAGCATATATTACTCTGCGTTTTTCATCAATTTCACATTCATCTAAATTGCTCAATTCACAGCTTCAACTATTCTGAACCTGGTATTTTAAACATTTATGAGGTTTAATGTTTTTGGTAATGCTCTTTGGCAGCCATTGGCCAATAGTGCATTCGCATATGCATGGTCGATATATTTGACGTATGTGGCAAGTTTAAAGAAAGCTGTTGCTGTTTAGTTTGTAAGCCCTGCTCTGCTCTGGAAGTCTCGAAGCGCGCAAGGATAGAATTTAAGAGAAAATGATTGCCGATAAGCGCTGCATATTGAGGAAAAAAACAATGATAGCAGAAGGAAAAAAAACAGGGTCTAGAGTGGATTTTGATTCTCAGCAATGATAGCAGAAGGAAAAAAACAGGGTCTAGAGTAGATTTTGATTCATTCTTACATTTATTTCCGTTATTTTAAATTTGCACTGTATTGATGAAGGAGAGTCGT
This DNA window, taken from Nicotiana tabacum cultivar K326 chromosome 15, ASM71507v2, whole genome shotgun sequence, encodes the following:
- the LOC107789708 gene encoding protein SYM1: MGLNFLTSLAKRTIIQHSKRCFTSKNSVSRIWTDSHSCTNNFKTTTIPTTPSSFSSLFILRKSYSSASSKTQLGFLRWYLGALESRPIITKSVSSAIIYAAADLTSQMITMSPSDSLDIIRTLRMAGFGLLILGTAQHHWFNFMGRVLPNRDIVSTLKKLLMGQLAFGPVINSVFFSFNAALQGENGEEIAARLKRDLLPTMMNGLMYWPFCDFLTYKVIPVHLQPLANSAFAYAWSIYLTYVASLKKAVAV